Proteins encoded in a region of the Bubalus bubalis isolate 160015118507 breed Murrah chromosome 9, NDDB_SH_1, whole genome shotgun sequence genome:
- the CILP2 gene encoding cartilage intermediate layer protein 2: protein MASLPTLLCLCVAAAHLAGARGTPDAEEPTVTAWGLEGSSLRPGQPSPALEDWEEASEWTSWFNVDHPGGDGDFESLAAIRFYYGPARVCPRPLALEARTTDWALPSDVGERVHLNPTRGFWCLNREQPRGRRCSNYHVRFRCPLEATWGSWGPWGPCSGSCGPGRRLRRRRCSSPAGDACPGRPSEAQKCVRPRCPGCGPNTCGCPDHILLGSVVTPSGRPLPGARVSLRDWPGTIATSDAHGTFRMPGVCASSRANVSAQMDGFSAGMAQTQANSSMSAVATVVLKKLEKPYLVKQPESRVREAGQNVTFCCKASGTPMPKKYSWFHNGTLLDRRTHRYGAHLELHGLRPDQAGTYHCKAWNDAGAVRSGTARLTVLAPGQPACDPRPREHLIKLPDDCGQPGRGPTYLDVGLCPDTLCPSPAGSRPRCGDAGSRCCSVRRLESRKIHCSGYTLPVKIVAECGCQKCLPLRGLIRGRVMAADSREPLRFARILLGREPIGFTSYQGDFTLEVAPSTQRLVMTFVDPSGQFVDTVRVLPFDPRGAGVYHEVKAMRKKAPIILDARQSNTISLGEMGEEAPLGELIIPPGAFRRADGQPYMGAVEAQVTFVDPRNLTSAAAAPSDLRFVDGDGELAPLRTYGMFSVDLRAAGSAEQLQTGLVAVRVAADQIRMPGHVEALKLWSLNPDTGLWEEESGFQRERPASQRARREERVFLVGNVEIRERRLFNLDVPERRRCFVKVRAYANDKFTPSEQVEGVVVTLVNLEPAPGFSANPRAWGRFDSAVTGPNGACLPAFCDADQPDAYTAVVTATLGGEELEPAPSRPRPLPATVGVAQPYLDRLAYRRTDHDDPALKRSGFRINLAKPRPGEPTEANGPVYPWRSLRECQEAPVTASHFRFARVEADKYEYNVVPFREGAPASWTGDLLAWWPNPQEFRACFLKVKIQGPQEYMVRSHNLGGSHPRTQGQLYGLRDSRSVRDPQSPSSSAACVEFKCSGMLFDQRQVDRTLVTIMPQGSCRRVAVNGLLQDYLTRHPPPAPADDLASFSMLAPLDPLGHNYGVYTVTDQSPRLAKEIAIGRCFDGSSDGFSREMKADAGTAVTFQCREPTAGRPSLFQRLLESPSAALGDIRREMGEVARVQARASSPLRTRRGRAQQ, encoded by the exons ATGGCGTCACTGCCGACACTGCTCTGCCTCTGTGTTGCCGCCGCACACCTGGCGGGGGCCCGAG GTACTCCGGACGCCGAGGAGCCCACGGTGACCGCGTGGGGCCTTGAAGGTTCATCGTTGCGCCCTGGCCAGCCCTCGCCAGCCCTGGAGGACTGGGAAG AGGCCAGCGAGTGGACGTCCTGGTTCAACGTCGACCACCCGGGCGGCGACGGTGACTTCGAGAGCCTGGCCGCGATCCGCTTCTATTACGGGCCGGCACGCGTGTGCCCAAGGCCGCTGGCGCTGGAGGCGCGCACCACAGACTGGGCGCTGCCTTCGGATGTCGGCGAGCGCGTACACCTGAACCCCACGCGCGGTTTCTGGTGCCTCAACCGCGAGCAGCCCCGAGGCCGCAGATGCTCCAATTACCACGTGCGCTTCCGCTGCCCGCTCG aGGCCACGTGGGGTTCGTGGGGCCCTTGGGGTCCCTGTTCGGGGAGCTGCGGGCCAGGCCGTCGCTTGCGCCGCCGCCGCTGCTCAAGCCCCGCGGGGGATGCGTGTCCCGGGCGTCCCTCGGAGGCGCAGAAGTGTGTGAGGCCTCGGTGTCCAG GGTGTGGCCCCAACACCTGTGGGTGCCCCGACCACATTCTTCTGGGCTCGGTGGTCACCCCATCTGGGCGtccactgccaggagccagggtCTCCTTGAGAGACTGGCCTGGCACCATAGCCACTAGTGATGCCCATGGAACCTTCCGGATGCCTGGAGTCTGTGCCAGCAGCCGAGCCAACGTCAGTGCCCAAATGGACGGCTTTTCAGCAGGCATGGCCCAGACCCAGGCCAACAGCTCCatgtcagcagtggccactgttGTCCTTAAAAAGTTGG AGAAGCCCTACCTGGTGAAGCAACCCGAGTCTCGAGTTCGAGAGGCTGGCCAGAATGTGACCTTCTGCTGCAAAGCCTCAGGCACCCCCATGCCCAAGAAATACTCCTG gtTCCACAACGGGACGCTGCTGGACAGGCGGACACACAGGTATGGGGCCCACCTGGAGCTGCATGGGCTCCGCCCAGACCAAGCAGGCACCTATCACTGCAAAGCGTGGAATGACGCGGGGGCCGTGCGATCGGGCACTGCCCGACTCACCGTACTTG CCCCGGGCCAGCCAGCCTGTGACCCCCGGCCCCGAGAACACCTGATCAAGCTTCCAGATGACTGTGGTCAGCCAGGCAGAGGGCCCACCTACCTGGACGTAGGCCTTTGCCCTGAcaccctctgccccagccctgcaggctccAGGCCCCGGTGTGGGGACGCAGGCTCCCGCTGCTGCTCCGTGCGCCGCCTGGAGAGCAGGAAGATCCACTGCTCTGGCTACACCCTCCCAGTCAAGATCGTGGCTGAGTGTGGCTGTCAGAAATGTCTGCCCCTTCGGGGGCTGATCCGGGGACGCGTGATGGCCGCTGACTCTAGGGAGCCCTTGCGCTTTGCTCGCATCCTGCTGGGCCGGGAGCCCATTGGCTTCACGTCCTACCAGGGTGACTTCACCCTCGAGGTGGCGCCTTCCACTCAGCGGCTGGTGATGACCTTTGTGGACCCCAGTGGCCAGTTCGTGGACACTGTCAGGGTCCTGCCTTTTGACCCTCGAGGTGCTGGCGTGTACCATGAGGTCAAGGCCATGCGAAAGAAAGCCCCCATCATTTTAGACGCCCGCCAGAGCAACACCATATCCCTCGGGGAAATGGGAGAGGAGGCCCCCTTAGGAGAGCTGATCATCCCGCCCGGGGCCTTCCGCAGAGCTGACGGTCAACCCTACATGGGGGCTGTGGAGGCCCAGGTGACCTTCGTGGACCCCCGAAATCTCACTTCGGCAGCCGCCGCGCCCAGCGACCTGCGGTTCGTGGACGGGGACGGGGAGCTGGCCCCGCTGCGCACGTACGGCATGTTCTCGGTGGACCTTCGGGCCGCCGGCTCCGCCGAGCAGCTGCAGACGGGGCTGGTGGCTGTGCGCGTGGCCGCTGACCAGATCCGGATGCCGGGCCACGTGGAGGCCCTGAAGCTGTGGTCGCTGAACCCTGACACGGGCCTGTGGGAAGAAGAAAGCGGCTTCCAGCGCGAGAGACCGGCATCCCAGCGGGCCCGCCGGGAGGAGCGGGTCTTCCTGGTGGGCAACGTGGAGATCCGCGAGCGCCGTCTGTTCAACCTGGACGTGCCCGAGCGCCGCCGCTGCTTCGTGAAGGTGCGCGCCTATGCCAACGACAAGTTCACCCCCAGCGAGCAGGTGGAGGGCGTGGTGGTCACGCTGGTCAATCTGGAGCCCGCCCCCGGCTTCTCTGCCAACCCTCGCGCCTGGGGCCGCTTCGACAGCGCGGTCACCGGCCCGAACGGCGCCTGCCTCCCCGCCTTCTGCGACGCCGACCAGCCCGACGCCTACACCGCCGTGGTCACGGCCACCCTGGGCGGGGAGGAGCTGGAGCCCGCGCCCTCGCGGCCGCGCCCGCTCCCGGCCACCGTTGGCGTGGCGCAGCCCTACCTGGACCGGCTGGCCTACCGCCGCACGGACCATGACGACCCTGCCCTCAAGCGCAGTGGCTTCCGCATCAACCTCGCCAAGCCCAGGCCCGGCGAACCCACCGAGGCCAACGGCCCCGTGTACCCGTGGCGCAGCCTGCGGGAGTGCCAGGAGGCCCCGGTGACCGCCAGTCACTTCCGCTTCGCTCGTGTGGAGGCGGACAAATACGAGTACAACGTGGTCCCCTTCCGCGAGGGCGCGCCAGCCTCCTGGACCGGAGATCTCCTGGCCTGGTGGCCCAACCCGCAGGAGTTCCGGGCCTGCTTCCTCAAGGTGAAGATCCAAGGACCCCAGGAGTACATGGTCCGCTCCCACAATTTGGGAGGCAGCCATCCCCGGACCCAGGGCCAGCTCTACGGGCTGCGGGATTCCCGGAGTGTCCGGGACCCCCAGAGCCCTAGCTCCTCTGCCGCCTGTGTGGAATTCAAGTGCAGCGGGATGCTGTTTGACCAGCGTCAGGTGGACAGGACGCTGGTGACCATCATGCCGCAAGGCAGCTGCCGGCGTGTGGCGGTCAACGGGCTCCTGCAGGATTACCTGACACGGCATCCCCCACCCGCGCCCGCTGATGACCTGGCTTCCTTCTCCATGCTGGCCCCGCTGGACCCTCTGGGTCACAACTATGGTGTCTACACGGTCACCGACCAGAGCCCAAGGCTGGCCAAGGAGATCGCCATTGGCCGCTGCTTCGACGGCTCCTCCGATGGCTTCTCCAGGGAGATGAAGGCTGACGCGGGCACAGCCGTCACCTTCCAGTGCCGGGAGCCAACTGCGGGCCGGCCCAGCCTCTTCCAGAGGCTGCTGGAGTCCCCATCGGCGGCTCTTGGGGACATCCGCAGGGAGATGGGCGAGGTGGCGCGCGTACAGGCCCGAGCCTCGAGTCCACTCCGCACCCGCCGAGGCAGGGCCCAGCAGTGA